The following nucleotide sequence is from Gammaproteobacteria bacterium.
TGATGCCGCGCTTGCGCATATCGGCGATGACCGCGTCAATGCCGTTTTTATCGATAATTCGCATGCCCTTGGCAGACAGGCGCAGCTTGACCCAGCGATTCTCGGAATCAACCCAGAACTTGTGGGTATGCAGGTTCGGCAGAAAGCGACGACGCGTCCTGTTATTCGCGTGCGACACATTGTTTCCGCTAACCGGTTTCTTGCCGGTTACTTGACAGACCCGAGACATCGTGGAACTCCGTTGGTACAAGATAAGCTTGAGGGCGCGAACTCTACCAGAAGCATATCGAGGATTCAAGCCGCTTCAGCCCTGATTATTGCTGTCTTTGAGCGATTT
It contains:
- the rpmB gene encoding 50S ribosomal protein L28; the protein is MSRVCQVTGKKPVSGNNVSHANNRTRRRFLPNLHTHKFWVDSENRWVKLRLSAKGMRIIDKNGIDAVIADMRKRGIKC